The following nucleotide sequence is from Cyclobacteriaceae bacterium.
CACAACAATCAAGTAAAAGAAAACAACAACTACACACTTTCTATTCATATCGCAGTGAGGCTATGGGGTCTTGTTGAGCAGCCCGACGCGCGGGAGCAATTCCAAAAATCAATCCAACCGTTGCTGCCACACCAAAGGACAGAACGATGGAAGCAAAACTGATGATCGTGGGAATATTTGCGAAAGCTGATACCACGTAAGCCATAACGATTCCCAGAATCACACCTATGATGCCACCAGAAACACTGATCATCATCGCTTCAAATAAAAATTGCTGGATCACATCATTTTTCTGAGCTCCGATCGACAGACGTAAACCAATTTCCTTAATACGCTCCAGTACAGAAGCAAGCATGATATTCATAATACCAATACCGCCCACCAAAAGCGATATTCCGGCAATGGCACCCAACACATAATTAAAGATATCGTTTGTGCGCTGCTGCTGTTTTAGCAATAGTTCAGGAATTTCAATTTCAAAATCCACGACTTCATAGTGCTTGCGCGAAAGCATGCGTGAAATAATCTCCGCAATGGGCTGCATCTTCGCAGTTTCTTCAACCTGAATCACTAATCGATCCAGCTGATGATAATTTTTTCTTTCCTCTGCCTGCTCTACATCGGTGGATGAAATATTTCCAGCGCTGCGCATAGCAGACTTTCTGATCTCTTCTGCCGTGATCAGATCACGATTGACATACCGGATCAAAACACTCTGCAACGGCGTATAAACATCCATATTAAAATCACGAATGCCGAGCTTGCTGATACTTGACTTTGAAACCAGTCGCTCGTCCATCACACCGACTACGGTCAGCCAATGCTGCCCGACCTTAATACTTTTTCCCATGGCATCTTCCGTAGGAAAAAATCTGCTCTTGACGGCAGAACCAATAATGCATACCGGCGCTCCTAATCGAAGTTGCTCTGGTGTAAACATCTGCCCCAGTGCTATGCGGAAATCATAAATTTCAAAATAGGATGGCTCTACTCCCACCAGCTTGGCAGATCTCCGAACTCCATCTCTGATCACGTATGAATTGAGAATGATCTCAGGACTGCTTCTGGTAATACCAGGAATGGTCGTCTTGATACTATTAAGATCACGGATCGTAAGACCGGGGGAGAATTTCTTCTTTTCTTTTTTTCCAGGATGCTCATCGATCTTTTCTTCTTTTTGCTCAATGATAGGCTTGATCACAATATTGTTGACCCCCACCAGCTTGATCTGATTCAGGATTTCTTCCTGAGCTCCGTTACCAATGGCCAGCATCGCAATTACGGCAGCCACACCAAAGATGATACCCAGTGCGGTAAGCAAGGACCTTACCTTATTGGTGACCACTGCATTTGCAGCAATCTCCAGATTCGCGAGGATGCGAGGTGGAATCTTTATATTAAAAGCCACAGCTATTTGCTTACGGATTGAGAAACCATTTTTGGCTTTTGCTCAGTCGCATCGCCTTCTTTTTTCTTTCTCTTGCCATTTAATTCCTTAAGCAACTGAACTTCCTGATCAGCAACTCCTTCAGGAACAGAAAGGAAAATCTTGTCGTCCAATGTTAGTCCGCTTTTGATTACAGCGTCATTGGAATTGGTTTCTCCAACGATCACTTCCTTTTTAATGGCATTGAGACCGTTTTTTACATACACGTACGTGATGGAATCAAATTGATTGTGCAAACATTCGAGTGGAATAAACAAAGCGCTGTCAATCGAACTTGTAATGATTCTATTACTTGTTGTCATGGAAGGTCGAAGTGCAGGATCGGTTCCATTGATCTCTACCGCAACTTCAAAAACCTTTGCATCACTATTAGGGCGTTGCTCACCTACGTTTGCCACGCGGATCACTACACCCGTCAATTTTTTATCAGGATAAGCGTCCAGTCCGACATTCACGATCTGACCCGCCTTCACTTTACGCACATCTACTTCATTAACATAGGTCTTCGATTGCATCTTCGTAAGATCAGGCAAACTTGCCACCTTGGGATCCCACATCTGTATTTGTGAGCCAGCCTTTACAGCCTTTCCATCCCAGCCTTTTACATAGATCACCATTCCATCTTCCGGTGCCTTCACGTTAAACGACTCAAGCACTTTCGTCATCGCTTCATTTTCATTCTGGACTTTGCGCAATTCACCAGACACTTCACGCATCTTCTCAACATTCTGGCGCTTCTTTATCTTATAATTCTCAACCGCCTGCTGATATGCACGCTTGGCTTTGTCCATGTTGATCTCAG
It contains:
- a CDS encoding FtsX-like permease family protein, whose product is MPPRILANLEIAANAVVTNKVRSLLTALGIIFGVAAVIAMLAIGNGAQEEILNQIKLVGVNNIVIKPIIEQKEEKIDEHPGKKEKKKFSPGLTIRDLNSIKTTIPGITRSSPEIILNSYVIRDGVRRSAKLVGVEPSYFEIYDFRIALGQMFTPEQLRLGAPVCIIGSAVKSRFFPTEDAMGKSIKVGQHWLTVVGVMDERLVSKSSISKLGIRDFNMDVYTPLQSVLIRYVNRDLITAEEIRKSAMRSAGNISSTDVEQAEERKNYHQLDRLVIQVEETAKMQPIAEIISRMLSRKHYEVVDFEIEIPELLLKQQQRTNDIFNYVLGAIAGISLLVGGIGIMNIMLASVLERIKEIGLRLSIGAQKNDVIQQFLFEAMMISVSGGIIGVILGIVMAYVVSAFANIPTIISFASIVLSFGVAATVGLIFGIAPARRAAQQDPIASLRYE
- a CDS encoding HlyD family efflux transporter periplasmic adaptor subunit codes for the protein MKRNLIIAAGVLVTFLIGFYVIRSRKTQEGMEILTAVKHGKFKVEIETTGELEAKNSVGILGPQTLRNFQIWQVVIQNIVDEGTVVKKGDWVATLDRSEFQTKFTTKQIELDKASSKFNQVQLDTMLLMRTSRDELVNLKYAVEETDIVLQQSKFEPPATIKQAEINMDKAKRAYQQAVENYKIKKRQNVEKMREVSGELRKVQNENEAMTKVLESFNVKAPEDGMVIYVKGWDGKAVKAGSQIQMWDPKVASLPDLTKMQSKTYVNEVDVRKVKAGQIVNVGLDAYPDKKLTGVVIRVANVGEQRPNSDAKVFEVAVEINGTDPALRPSMTTSNRIITSSIDSALFIPLECLHNQFDSITYVYVKNGLNAIKKEVIVGETNSNDAVIKSGLTLDDKIFLSVPEGVADQEVQLLKELNGKRKKKEGDATEQKPKMVSQSVSK